A single genomic interval of Agelaius phoeniceus isolate bAgePho1 chromosome 31, bAgePho1.hap1, whole genome shotgun sequence harbors:
- the THBS3 gene encoding thrombospondin-3 isoform X2, producing the protein MGAPGSPALLALLLLGAAAAARQELQVIDLLLVSEARQMASVAHKIRMELLTVNDVYLLSTFRLPPKQGGTLFGLYSKKDNTRWLEVSVVGKINKVLVRYLREDNKVHSVNLQHAHVADGQSHSVIVRLSGLRRDTLSVELYVDCKQMDSSVGLPELSEIPLAEVESIEVRTGVKAYQRMQGFVESMKLILGGSMSRVGALSECPFQGDESIHSAVTSVLASILGEQTKALVTQLTLFNRLLTELREDIRDQVKEMSLIRNTIMECQVCGFHEHRSRCNPNPCFSGVDCMETYEYPGYRCGPCPPGLEGNGTHCADIEECAHANPCFPGSKCINTAPGFRCEPCPRGYRGNTVSGVGVDYARASKQVCTDIDECNDGNNGGCDPNSICTNTLGSYKCGPCKLGFVGNQTSGCIPQRSCSTPTSNPCDINGFCLFERNGEISCACNVGWAGNGNVCGPDTDLDGYPDEPLPCIDNNKHCKQDNCRLTPNSGQEDADNDGIGDQCDDDADGDGVKNVEDNCRLFPNKDQQNSDTDSFGDACDNCPNVPNNDQRDTDSNGEGDACDNDIDGDGIPNMLDNCPKVPNPLQTDRDEDGVGDACDSCPEMSNPTQTDMDSDLVGDICDTNEDSDGDGHQDTKDNCAEIPNSSQLDSDNDGLGDDCDNDDDNDGIPDYVAPGPDNCRLIPNPNQKDSDGNGVGDVCEEDFDNDTVVDQLDVCPESAEVTLTDFRAYQTVILDPEGDAQIDPNWVVLNQGMEIVQTMNSDPGLAVGYTAFNGVDFEGTFHVNTITDDDYAGFIFSYQDSASFYVVMWKQTEQTYWQATPFRAVAEPGLQLKAVKSSTGPGEHLRNALWHTGHTPDHVRLLWKDPRNVGWRDKTSYRWQLAHRPQVGYIRVRLYEGPQLVADSGVIIDTTMRGGRLGVFCFSQENIIWSNLQYRCNDTIPADFEPFRRFLLEGRE; encoded by the exons ATGGGGGCACCGGGGAGCCCCGCGCTCCTGgcgctgctcctgctgggcgccgccgccgcggcgcGTCAGGAGCTGCAAG TCATCGACCTGCTGCTGGTGAGCGAGGCTCGGCAGATGGCCAGCGTGGCCCACAAGATCCGCATGGAGCTCCTGACTGTCAACGACGTGTACCTCCTGTCCACCTTCCGCCTGCCCCCCAAGCAGGGGGGGACCCTCTTCGGCCTCTACTCCAAGAAGGACAACACCCGATGGCTGGAGGTGTCCGTCGTGGGGAAGATTAACAAAG TCCTGGTGAGGTACCTGCGGGAGGACAACAAGGTGCACTCGGTCAACCTGCAGCACGCGCACGTGGCGGACGGGCAGAGCCACTCTGTCATCGTGCGCCTGAGCGGGCTGCGCAGGGACACGCTGAGCGTGGAGCTCTACGTGGACTGCAAGCAGATGGACTCCAGCGTGGGGCTGCCCGAGCTCTCGGAGATCCCCCTGGCCGAGGTGGAGTCCATCGAGGTGCGCACAGGGGTGAAGGCTTACCAGAGGATGCAG GGGTTTGTAGAGTCGATGAAGCTGATCCTGGGAGGGTCCATGAGCCGTGTAGGGGCCCTGAGTGAGTGCCCTTTCCAAGGAGATGAGTCCATTCACAGTGCAG TGACAAGTGTGCTGGCCTCCATCCTGG gtgaGCAGACCAAGGCACTCGTCACGCAGCTGACCCTCTTCAACCGGCTCCTGACCGAGCTGCGGGAAGACATCAGGGACCAG GTGAAAGAGATGTCTCTGATCCGCAACACCATCATGGAGTGCCAGGTCTGCG gCTTCCACGAGCACCGGTCCCGCTGCAACCCCAACCCCTGCTTCAGTGGTGTGGACTGCATGGAGACGTACGAGTACCCTGGGTACCGCTGCGGGCCCTGCCCGCCAGGGCTGGAGGGCAACGGCACCCACTGCGCTGACATCGAGGAG TGTGCCCATGCCAACCCCTGCTTCCCCGGCTCCAAGTGCATCAACACAGCCCCGGGGTTCCGTTGTGAGCCTTGCCCCCGTGGCTACCGAGGCAACACCGTCTCTGGCGTGGGGGTGGACTATGCCAGGGCCAGCAAGCAG GTTTGCACGGATATTGATGAATGCAACGATGGGAACAATGGGGGCTGCGACCCCAACTCCATCTGCACCAACACTCTG GGCTCCTACAAGTGCGGGCCCTGCAAGTTGGGCTTTGTGGGCAACCAAACGTCTGGCTGCATCCCCCAGAGGTCCTGCAGCACTCCCACCTCCAACCCCTGCGACATCAACGGCTTCTGCCTGTTTGAGAGGAATGGGGAGAtctcctgtgct TGCAACGTGGGCTGGGCTGGCAATGGCAACGTGTGTGGGCCAGACACAGACCTGGATGGGTACCCGGACGAGCCCCTGCCCTGCATCGACAACAACAAGCACTGCAAGCAG gacaACTGCCGCCTGACGCCCAATTCTGGCCAGGAGGATGCTGACAACGACGGCATTGGGGACCAGTGTGATGACGATGCTGATGGTGATGGTGTCAAGAATGTggag GACAACTGCCGGCTCTTCCCCAACAAGGACCAACAGAACTCGGACACTGACTCCTTTGGGGATGCCTGTGACAACTGCCCCAATGTGCCCAACAATGACCAGCGGGACACGGACAGCAACGGCGAGGGGGATGCTTGTGACAATGACATTGATGGGGACG GGATACCCAACATGCTGGACAACTGCCCCAAGGTGCCCAACCCTCTGCAGACCGATCGGGATGAGGACGGTGTTGGGGATGCCTGTGACAGTTGCCCTGAAATGAGCAACCCCACTCAG ACAGATATGGACAGTGACCTGGTAGGAGACATCTGTGACACCAACgaggacag TGATGGAGATGGGCATCAGGACACCAAGGACAACTGTGCTGAGATCCCCAACAGCTCCCAGCTGGACTCAGACAACGATGGGCTGGGGGATGACTGTGACAACGATGATGACAACGATGGCATCCCGGACTATGTGGCACCTGGGCCGGACAACTGCCGCCTCATTCCCAACCCCAACCAGAAGGACTCAGACG ggaatggtgtgGGTGACGTCTGTGAGGAGGACTTTGACAATGACACGGTGGTGGACCAGCTGGACGTGTGCCCCGAGAGCGCCGAGGTGACGCTGACCGACTTCCGCGCCTACCAGACCGTCATCCTTGACCCTGAGGGGGACGCCCAGATCGACCCCAACTGGGTTGTGCTCAACCAG GGCATGGAGATCGTGCAGACCATGAACAGCGACCCGGGTTTGGCTGTGG GTTACACGGCCTTCAACGGGGTGGACTTTGAGGGCACCTTCCACGTCAACACCATCACCGACGATGACTACGCCGGCTTCATCTTCAGCTACCAGGACAGCGCCAGCTTCtacgtggtgatgtggaagcaGACGGAGCAGACTTACTGGCAGGCCACCCCCTTCCGGGCTGTGGCCgagccggggctgcagctcaaG GCAGTGAAATCCTCGACGGGCCCCGGGGAGCACCTGCGCAATGCTCTGTGGCACACGGGCCACACGCCCGACCACGTCCGCCTGCTCTGGAAGGACCCCCGGAACGTGGGCTGGAGGGACAAGACCTCCTACCGCTGGCAGCTGGCACACAGGCCCCAGGTGGGCTACATCAG GGTCCGTCTGTACGAGGGCCCGCAGCTGGTGGCCGACTCCGGTGTGATCATCGACACCACGATGCGCGGGGGCCGGCTGGGGGTCTTCTGCTTCTCCCAGGAGAacatcatctggtccaacctgcAGTACCGCTGCAACG ACACGATCCCTGCCGACTTCGAGCCCTTCCGCCGGTTCCTGCTGGAGGGACGCGAGTGA
- the THBS3 gene encoding thrombospondin-3 isoform X1 translates to MGAPGSPALLALLLLGAAAAARQELQVIDLLLVSEARQMASVAHKIRMELLTVNDVYLLSTFRLPPKQGGTLFGLYSKKDNTRWLEVSVVGKINKVLVRYLREDNKVHSVNLQHAHVADGQSHSVIVRLSGLRRDTLSVELYVDCKQMDSSVGLPELSEIPLAEVESIEVRTGVKAYQRMQGFVESMKLILGGSMSRVGALSECPFQGDESIHSAVTSVLASILGEQTKALVTQLTLFNRLLTELREDIRDQVKEMSLIRNTIMECQVCGECWRGSAPASGGKEPPCLTLHLPLLSSGFHEHRSRCNPNPCFSGVDCMETYEYPGYRCGPCPPGLEGNGTHCADIEECAHANPCFPGSKCINTAPGFRCEPCPRGYRGNTVSGVGVDYARASKQVCTDIDECNDGNNGGCDPNSICTNTLGSYKCGPCKLGFVGNQTSGCIPQRSCSTPTSNPCDINGFCLFERNGEISCACNVGWAGNGNVCGPDTDLDGYPDEPLPCIDNNKHCKQDNCRLTPNSGQEDADNDGIGDQCDDDADGDGVKNVEDNCRLFPNKDQQNSDTDSFGDACDNCPNVPNNDQRDTDSNGEGDACDNDIDGDGIPNMLDNCPKVPNPLQTDRDEDGVGDACDSCPEMSNPTQTDMDSDLVGDICDTNEDSDGDGHQDTKDNCAEIPNSSQLDSDNDGLGDDCDNDDDNDGIPDYVAPGPDNCRLIPNPNQKDSDGNGVGDVCEEDFDNDTVVDQLDVCPESAEVTLTDFRAYQTVILDPEGDAQIDPNWVVLNQGMEIVQTMNSDPGLAVGYTAFNGVDFEGTFHVNTITDDDYAGFIFSYQDSASFYVVMWKQTEQTYWQATPFRAVAEPGLQLKAVKSSTGPGEHLRNALWHTGHTPDHVRLLWKDPRNVGWRDKTSYRWQLAHRPQVGYIRVRLYEGPQLVADSGVIIDTTMRGGRLGVFCFSQENIIWSNLQYRCNDTIPADFEPFRRFLLEGRE, encoded by the exons ATGGGGGCACCGGGGAGCCCCGCGCTCCTGgcgctgctcctgctgggcgccgccgccgcggcgcGTCAGGAGCTGCAAG TCATCGACCTGCTGCTGGTGAGCGAGGCTCGGCAGATGGCCAGCGTGGCCCACAAGATCCGCATGGAGCTCCTGACTGTCAACGACGTGTACCTCCTGTCCACCTTCCGCCTGCCCCCCAAGCAGGGGGGGACCCTCTTCGGCCTCTACTCCAAGAAGGACAACACCCGATGGCTGGAGGTGTCCGTCGTGGGGAAGATTAACAAAG TCCTGGTGAGGTACCTGCGGGAGGACAACAAGGTGCACTCGGTCAACCTGCAGCACGCGCACGTGGCGGACGGGCAGAGCCACTCTGTCATCGTGCGCCTGAGCGGGCTGCGCAGGGACACGCTGAGCGTGGAGCTCTACGTGGACTGCAAGCAGATGGACTCCAGCGTGGGGCTGCCCGAGCTCTCGGAGATCCCCCTGGCCGAGGTGGAGTCCATCGAGGTGCGCACAGGGGTGAAGGCTTACCAGAGGATGCAG GGGTTTGTAGAGTCGATGAAGCTGATCCTGGGAGGGTCCATGAGCCGTGTAGGGGCCCTGAGTGAGTGCCCTTTCCAAGGAGATGAGTCCATTCACAGTGCAG TGACAAGTGTGCTGGCCTCCATCCTGG gtgaGCAGACCAAGGCACTCGTCACGCAGCTGACCCTCTTCAACCGGCTCCTGACCGAGCTGCGGGAAGACATCAGGGACCAG GTGAAAGAGATGTCTCTGATCCGCAACACCATCATGGAGTGCCAGGTCTGCGGTGAGTGCTGGCGAGGCTCTGCTCCCGCCTCGGGGGGCAAAGAGCCACCTTGTCTCACCCTTCAcctgcctctcctctcctcaggCTTCCACGAGCACCGGTCCCGCTGCAACCCCAACCCCTGCTTCAGTGGTGTGGACTGCATGGAGACGTACGAGTACCCTGGGTACCGCTGCGGGCCCTGCCCGCCAGGGCTGGAGGGCAACGGCACCCACTGCGCTGACATCGAGGAG TGTGCCCATGCCAACCCCTGCTTCCCCGGCTCCAAGTGCATCAACACAGCCCCGGGGTTCCGTTGTGAGCCTTGCCCCCGTGGCTACCGAGGCAACACCGTCTCTGGCGTGGGGGTGGACTATGCCAGGGCCAGCAAGCAG GTTTGCACGGATATTGATGAATGCAACGATGGGAACAATGGGGGCTGCGACCCCAACTCCATCTGCACCAACACTCTG GGCTCCTACAAGTGCGGGCCCTGCAAGTTGGGCTTTGTGGGCAACCAAACGTCTGGCTGCATCCCCCAGAGGTCCTGCAGCACTCCCACCTCCAACCCCTGCGACATCAACGGCTTCTGCCTGTTTGAGAGGAATGGGGAGAtctcctgtgct TGCAACGTGGGCTGGGCTGGCAATGGCAACGTGTGTGGGCCAGACACAGACCTGGATGGGTACCCGGACGAGCCCCTGCCCTGCATCGACAACAACAAGCACTGCAAGCAG gacaACTGCCGCCTGACGCCCAATTCTGGCCAGGAGGATGCTGACAACGACGGCATTGGGGACCAGTGTGATGACGATGCTGATGGTGATGGTGTCAAGAATGTggag GACAACTGCCGGCTCTTCCCCAACAAGGACCAACAGAACTCGGACACTGACTCCTTTGGGGATGCCTGTGACAACTGCCCCAATGTGCCCAACAATGACCAGCGGGACACGGACAGCAACGGCGAGGGGGATGCTTGTGACAATGACATTGATGGGGACG GGATACCCAACATGCTGGACAACTGCCCCAAGGTGCCCAACCCTCTGCAGACCGATCGGGATGAGGACGGTGTTGGGGATGCCTGTGACAGTTGCCCTGAAATGAGCAACCCCACTCAG ACAGATATGGACAGTGACCTGGTAGGAGACATCTGTGACACCAACgaggacag TGATGGAGATGGGCATCAGGACACCAAGGACAACTGTGCTGAGATCCCCAACAGCTCCCAGCTGGACTCAGACAACGATGGGCTGGGGGATGACTGTGACAACGATGATGACAACGATGGCATCCCGGACTATGTGGCACCTGGGCCGGACAACTGCCGCCTCATTCCCAACCCCAACCAGAAGGACTCAGACG ggaatggtgtgGGTGACGTCTGTGAGGAGGACTTTGACAATGACACGGTGGTGGACCAGCTGGACGTGTGCCCCGAGAGCGCCGAGGTGACGCTGACCGACTTCCGCGCCTACCAGACCGTCATCCTTGACCCTGAGGGGGACGCCCAGATCGACCCCAACTGGGTTGTGCTCAACCAG GGCATGGAGATCGTGCAGACCATGAACAGCGACCCGGGTTTGGCTGTGG GTTACACGGCCTTCAACGGGGTGGACTTTGAGGGCACCTTCCACGTCAACACCATCACCGACGATGACTACGCCGGCTTCATCTTCAGCTACCAGGACAGCGCCAGCTTCtacgtggtgatgtggaagcaGACGGAGCAGACTTACTGGCAGGCCACCCCCTTCCGGGCTGTGGCCgagccggggctgcagctcaaG GCAGTGAAATCCTCGACGGGCCCCGGGGAGCACCTGCGCAATGCTCTGTGGCACACGGGCCACACGCCCGACCACGTCCGCCTGCTCTGGAAGGACCCCCGGAACGTGGGCTGGAGGGACAAGACCTCCTACCGCTGGCAGCTGGCACACAGGCCCCAGGTGGGCTACATCAG GGTCCGTCTGTACGAGGGCCCGCAGCTGGTGGCCGACTCCGGTGTGATCATCGACACCACGATGCGCGGGGGCCGGCTGGGGGTCTTCTGCTTCTCCCAGGAGAacatcatctggtccaacctgcAGTACCGCTGCAACG ACACGATCCCTGCCGACTTCGAGCCCTTCCGCCGGTTCCTGCTGGAGGGACGCGAGTGA
- the MTX1 gene encoding metaxin-1 — MEGGGPKPHTGRFPSAAASGLPARLLSVESCGRVRGRAGPDPARLRSIAGTPGRCRPAAGAGGAARPVPGRRKMAAPMELFCWAGGWGLPSVDPDCLAVLTYARFTGAPLKVHRVTSPWRSPSGHLPALRTRDEGTISKPQQIITHLRKQKYNADYDLSATQSADTLAFVSLLEEKLLPVLIHTFWVDAKNYVEHTRKWYAETIPFPLNFFLPNAMHKRHLERLQLIWGDDYMEDEEKLEKELYREARECLTLLSQRLGSQKFFFGDSPASLDALVFSRLAPLLKAKLPNGKLQQHLKSLQNLCNYCTSILSLYFPWDGGDPLSSAPRAAGTDSSEAEEDPHKRRKQLLSVLVGLAAMLGYAFLSGIVSIQRGSVGPAGRQPIAMEEEEEEEEE, encoded by the exons ATGGAGGGGGGTGGTCCCAAGCCGCACACGGGGCGTTTTCCCTCCGCCGCTGCCAGCGGGCTCCCGGCCCGGCTGCTGTCCGTGGAGAGCTGCGGGAGGGTGCGGGGCCGAGCAGG CCCGGACCCCGCTCGGCTCCGCTCCATCGCGGGGACCCCCGGTCGGTGCCGccccgcggcgggggcgggcggggccgcccgTCCGGTTCCGGGTCGGCGgaagatggcggcgcccatgGAGCTGTTCTGCTGGGccgggggctgggggctgccctCGGTGGATCCCGactgcctggctgtgctg ACCTACGCGCGGTTCACGGGGGCGCCGCTGAAGGTGCACCGGGTCACCAGCCCCTGGAGGAGCCCCTCCG GGCACCTGCCCGCGCTGAGGACACGGGACGAGGGCACCATCTCCAAACCTCAGCAGATCATAACCCACCTCAGGAAACAG AAATACAATGCTGACTATGACCTGTCAGCCACGCAGAGCGCGGACACGCTGGCCTTCGTGTCCCTGCtggaggagaagctgctgccagtactg ATCCACACCTTCTGGGTGGATGCCAAGAACTACGTGGAGCACACGCGGAAGTGGTACGCAGAAACCATCCCCTTCCCCCTCAACTTCTTCCTGCCCAACGCCATGCACAAGCGGCACCTGGAGCGGCTGCAGCTCATCTGGGGGGATGACTACATGGAGGATGAggagaagctggagaaggag ctctacCGGGAAGCTCGGGAATGCCTGACGCTCCTCTCCCAGCGCCTCGGCTCCCAGAAGTTTTTCTTTGGAGACTC GCCAGCTTCCCTCGACGCCTTGGTCTTCAGCCGCCTGGCGCCGCTCCTGAAGGCGAAGCTGCCCAACGGGaaactgcagcagcacctgaaGTCCCTGCAGAACCTGTGCAACTACTGCACCTCTATCCTCAGCCTTTACTTCCCCTGGGACGGAG gtGACCCCCTGAGCAGTGCCCCTCGGGCTGCAGGCACGGACAGCAGTGAGGCAGAGGAGGACCCCCACAAACGGCGCAAGCAGCTGCTGTCAGTGCTGGTGGGGCTGGCGGCCATGCTGGGCTACGCCTTCCTCAGCGGCATCGTCTCCATCCAGCGCGGCAGCGTGGGGCCGGCCGGCCGGCAGCCCATCgccatggaggaggaggaagaggaggaggaggagtga
- the LOC129132266 gene encoding lysosomal acid glucosylceramidase-like, with the protein MEALGGLVSILPSPASLWPLEQVSGELCKCCGVWKALWSQVAKSSPGSSSNTESHELSHSKLTFPAPPEASPPTRHSWDTGPATAATETQQREVVWRQCVHRHCRSRCSRGAMGPGCASVLGWLLLAQAALQVTGGRPCDAKDFGHGSLVCACSATYCDTLDPLVLPAPGSYIKYESSKAGKRLERSQGSFQHNTKSPDFHLTLDTTQRYQKVKGFGGSITDAAAINIQSLSKAAQNHLLRSYFSEEGIEYNLVRVPMASTDFSIRLYTYADAEGDFELRHFNLTEEDTHMKIPILQAAQAVAKRPLSLYASPWTSPVWMKTNGAMTGRGTLKGSPGDKYHRAWAKYFIRFLDEYAKHNLTFWAVTAGNEPTAGEIVFYPFQCLGFSPEHQRDFIAQDLGPALANSSHRHVQLIILDDQRVMLPYWAEVVLKDPVAASYISGIGIHWYLDFLAPIDLTLTITHHLFPDYFLLSTEASTGSYFWEPRVVLGGWERGSKYSHSILSNLNNYVTGWTDWNLALDMEGGPNWSKNYVDSPVIVDSSKDVFYKQPMFYHLGHFSKFIPEGSQRVGLAVSKKCHRCDLEHSAFLRPDGAVVLVVLNRSPTDVSFGISDPHVGFIEAVAPSDSIQTFLWKQPA; encoded by the exons ATGGAGGCACTTGGGGGGCTGGTGAGcatcctcccctccccagcttcCCTCTGgccactggaacaggtttcaGGAGAGCTTTGCAAATGCTGCGGTGTGTGGAAAGCTCTTTGGAGCCAGGTTGCAAAATCATCCCCAGGCTCCTCTTCAAACACAGAGTCCCATGAGCTGTCCCATTCCAAACTCacctttcctgctcctccagaagCATCCCCTCccaccaggcacagctgggacacgggacctgccactgctgccacagAGACGCAGCAGCGAGAGGTGGTTTGGAGGCAG TGTGTCCATCGGCATTGTCGGAGCCGCTGCAGCAGAGGTGCCatggggccaggctgtgccagtgtcctgggctggctcctgctggcacaggcagccctgcaggtcaCAG gTGGCCGTCCCTGTGATGCCAAGGATTTTGGGCATGGCTCACTGgtctgtgcctgcagtgccacGTACTGTGACACTCTGGACCCCCTggtcctgccagcccctggctcCTACATCAAATatgagagcagcaaggctgGCAAGAGGCTGGAGCGGAGCCAGGGGAGCTTCCAGCACAACACCAAGAGCCCAG ATTTCCACCTCACCCTGGACACAACACAGAGGTACCAGAAGGTGAAGGGCTTTGGTGGCTCCATCACTGACGCAGCTGCCATCAACATCCAGTCCCTGTCCAAGGCTGCCCAGAACCACCTGCTCCGCTCCTACTTCTCTGAGGAag GCATTGAGTACAACCTGGTGCGTGTGCCTATGGCCAGCACTGACTTCTCCATCCGCCTGTACACCTACGCTGACGCCGAGGGTGACTTCGAGCTGAGGCACTTCAACCTGACCGAGGAGGACACGCACATGAAG ATCCCCATCCTCCAAGCAGCGCAGGCAGTGGCCAAGCGGCCGCTGTCTCTGTATGCCAGCCCTTGGACCTCCCCGGTGTGGATGAAGACGAATGGAGCAATGACAGGGAGGGGAACACTgaagggcagccctggggacaagTACCACCGGGCCTGGGCCAAGTACTTTATCCG GTTCCTGGATGAATACGCCAAGCACAACCTGACCTTCTGGGCAGTGACAGCAGGGAACGAGCCCACGGCTGGTGAGATTGTCTTCTACCCCTTCCAATGCCTGGGCTTCTCCCCtgagcaccagagggacttcaTTGCCCAGGACCTGGGCCCGGCGCTGGCCAACAGCTCCCACCGCCACGTCCAGCTCATCATCCTGGATGACCAGAGGGTGATGCTGCCCTACTGGGCCGAGGTG GTTCTCAAAGACCCTGTGGCTGCCAGCTACATCAGCGGCATCGGCATCCACTGGTACCTGGATTTTCTGGCACCCATCGACCTGACACTCACCATCACCCATCACCTCTTCCCAGACTATTTCCTCCTCTCCACGGAGGCCTCCACAGGCTCCTACTTCTGGGAGCCCAGGGTGGTCCTGGGTGGCTGGGAGCGTGGGAGCAAGTACAGCCACAGCATCCTGTCG aacCTCAACAACTACGTGACAGGCTGGACTGACTGgaacctggccctggacatgGAGGGAGGCCCCAACTGGAGCAAGAACTACGTGGACAGCCCCGTCATCGTGGACAGCAGCAAGGATGTCTTCTACAAGCAGCCCATGTTCTACCACCTGGGGCACTTCAG TAAGTTCATCCCCGAGGGCTCCCAGCGGGTGGGACTGGCTGTCTCCAAGAAGTGCCACCGGTGTGACCTGGAGCACTCTGCTTTCCTGCGCCCCGACGGTGCCGTGGTGCTGGTGGTCCTGAACCG CTCCCCCACGGATGTGTCCTTTGGGATCTCTGACCCACATGTTGGCTTCATCGAGGCCGTGGCTCCCAGCGACTCCATCCAGACTTTCCTCTGGAAGCAGCCAGCCTAG
- the LOC143696233 gene encoding lysosomal acid glucosylceramidase-like codes for MRALGILGWLLLLLLLPVPQVAGARPCIPKDFGHGSLVCVCNATYCDTLDPLVVPAPGSYVKYESSKAGKRLERSEGKFQSSLSTRGLLLTLNISTLYQHVKGFGGSLSDAAAMNILKLSQPAQDNLLRSYFSESGIEYNLIRVPMACSDFSVRPYSYDDVPKDYELKHFRLADEDVKMKIPLLRRALAMSKRPLLLFASPWTAPAWMKSNGDVRGKGTLKGKAGDKYHKTWANYFIKFLDEYAKRNVTFWAVTAQNEPLAGLFTPPQAPTIAFTAAQQRDFIAQDLGPALARSPHRTRLLMLDDQRIHLPHWAKVVLGNATAARYVAGLAIHWYLDAIVPPAWSLEATHKLFPDHFLLYTEACTGFFMFRFAVSLGCWERGDHYSYSILTVMNHFVSGWTDWNLALDLDGGPNWVKNFVDSPVIVDGSKDVFYKQPMFYHLGHFSKFIPAGSQRVGLHSSRRCLLCQLEHVAVLRPDGALVLVVLNRFGRDVPFGIRDPAMGFIETVAPAHSIQTYLWRQQ; via the exons ATGCGGGCTCTCGGCatcctgggctggctgctgctgctgctgctgctgccggtgCCCCAGGTGGCAG GTGCCCGACCCTGCATCCCCAAGGATTTTGGGCACGGCTCGCTGGTCTGTGTCTGCAATGCCACCTACTGTGACACGCTGGACCCCCTGGTCGTGCCAGCCCCCGGCTCCTACGTCAAATATGAGAGCAGCAAGGCCGGCAAGCGGCTGGAGCGGAGCGAGGGGAAATTCCAGAGCAGTCTGAGCACCCGAG GGCTGCTGCTGACGCTCAACATCTCCACGCTGTACCAGCACGTGAAGGGATTCGGCGGCTCCCTCTCCGATGCTGCTGCCATGAACATCCTGAAGCTGTCCCAGCCGGCCCAGGACAACCTGCTGCGCTCCTACTTCTCCGAGAGCG ggatCGAGTACAACCTCATCCGGGTCCCCATGGCGTGCAGCGACTTCTCCGTGCGCCCCTACAGCTACGATGATGTCCCCAAGGACTACGAGCTGAAGCACTTCAGGCTGGCGGACGAGGACGTGAAGATGAAG ATTCCCCTCCTGCGCCGAGCTTTGGCCATGAGCAAGCGGCCGCTGCTGCTGTTTGCCAGCCCCTGGACCGCCCCAGCCTGGATGAAGAGTAACGGGGACGTCCGTGGGAAGGGGACTCTGAAGGGGAAGGCAGGGGACAAGTACCACAAGACCTGGGCCAACTACTTCATCAA GTTCCTGGATGAATATGCAAAACGCAACGTGACCTTCTGGGCGGTGACGGCCCAGAACGAGCCGCTGGCGGGGCTCTTCACGCCCCCCCAAGCCCCCACCATCGCCTTCACGGCCGCCCAGCAGCGGGATTTCATCGCGCAGGACCTGGGCCCCGCGCTGGCCCGCAGCCCCCACCGCACACGGCTCCTCATGCTCGATGACCAGCGCATCCACCTCCCGCACTGGGCCAAAGTG GTGCTGGGAAATGCTACAGCTGCCCGTTATGTGGCTGGCCTGGCCATCCACTGGTACCTGGACGCCATCGTCCCACCTGCCTGGAGCCTGGAGGCCACTCACAAGCTCTTCCCTGACCATTTCCTCCTCTACACCGAGGCCTGCACTGGCTTCTTCATGTTCCGCTTCGCcgtgtccctgggctgctgggagcGAGGAGACCACTACAGCTACAGCATCCTGACG GTCATGAACCACTTTGTGTCTGGTTGGACCGACTGGAACCTGGCCCTGGACCTGGACGGAGGCCCCAACTGGGTCAAGAACTTTGTGGACAGCCCCGTCATCGTGGACGGCAGCAAGGATGTTTTCTACAAGCAGCCCATGTTCTACCACCTGGGGCACTTCAG CAAGTTCATCCCCGCGGGCTCCCAGCgtgtggggctgcacagcagccgccgctgcctcctctgccagctggagcatgTGGCCGTCCTGCGCCCCGACGGTGCCCTTGTCCTGGTGGTCCTCAACAG GTTTGGCCGGGATGTGCCCTTTGGAATCCGGGACCCTGCCATGGGGTTCATTGAGACTGTGGCTCCAGCCCACTCCATCCAGACCTACCTGTGGcgccagcagtga